From Brassica oleracea var. oleracea cultivar TO1000 chromosome C3, BOL, whole genome shotgun sequence, a single genomic window includes:
- the LOC106332076 gene encoding calmodulin-like protein 11 isoform X2 has product MEFKEAFCLFDKDGDGCITADELATVIRSLDQNPTEQELQDMINEIDSDGNGTIEFSEFLNLMANKIQETDADEELKEAFKVFDKDQNGYISASELRHVMISLGEKLTDEEVDQMIKEADLDGDGQVNYDEFVRMMMASG; this is encoded by the exons ATGGAGTTTAAAGAGGCATTTTGTCTGTTTGACAAAGATGGTGATGGTTGCATCACTGCTGATGAACTTGCCACTGTGATCCGGTCGTTGGACCAGAATCCGACCGAACAAGAACTTCAAGATATGATCAATGAGATCGACTCTGATGGTAACGGAACCATCGAATTCTCTGAGTTCCTCAACCTCATGGCCAACAAAATCCAG GAAACTGATGCAGATGAGGAGCTGAAAGAAGCATTCAAAGTGTTTGACAAAGACCAAAATGGCTACATCTCTGCCAGTGAG TTGAGACATGTAATGATCAGTCTTGGGGAGAAGCTTACAGATGAAGAGGTTGATCAAATGATAAAGGAGGCAGATTTAGACGGTGATGGTCAAGTCAATTATGATGAATTTGTGAGGATGATGATGGCCAGTGGTTAA
- the LOC106332076 gene encoding calmodulin-like protein 11 isoform X1 — MDQTQQQELTQEQIMEFKEAFCLFDKDGDGCITADELATVIRSLDQNPTEQELQDMINEIDSDGNGTIEFSEFLNLMANKIQETDADEELKEAFKVFDKDQNGYISASELRHVMISLGEKLTDEEVDQMIKEADLDGDGQVNYDEFVRMMMASG; from the exons ATGGACCAGACACAACAACAAGAACTGACGCAAGAACAGATAATGGAGTTTAAAGAGGCATTTTGTCTGTTTGACAAAGATGGTGATGGTTGCATCACTGCTGATGAACTTGCCACTGTGATCCGGTCGTTGGACCAGAATCCGACCGAACAAGAACTTCAAGATATGATCAATGAGATCGACTCTGATGGTAACGGAACCATCGAATTCTCTGAGTTCCTCAACCTCATGGCCAACAAAATCCAG GAAACTGATGCAGATGAGGAGCTGAAAGAAGCATTCAAAGTGTTTGACAAAGACCAAAATGGCTACATCTCTGCCAGTGAG TTGAGACATGTAATGATCAGTCTTGGGGAGAAGCTTACAGATGAAGAGGTTGATCAAATGATAAAGGAGGCAGATTTAGACGGTGATGGTCAAGTCAATTATGATGAATTTGTGAGGATGATGATGGCCAGTGGTTAA
- the LOC106336128 gene encoding ATP sulfurylase 1, chloroplastic, with protein MASMAAVLNKTPFLSQPLTKSPASDLPIAAVSFPSKPRRRNGAVRAGLIAPDGGKLVELIVEEPRRRKKKHEAATELPRVELTAIDMQWMHVLSEGWASPLGGFMRESEFLQTLHFNSLRLDDGSVVNMSVPIVLAIDDEQKASIGESKRVALVDSDGNPVAILTDIEIYKHPKEERIARTWGTTSPGLPYVEEAITNAGNWLIGGDLEVLEPVKYNDGLDRFRLSPAELRKELEKRGADAVFAFQLRNPVHNGHALLMTDTRRRLLEMGYKNPILLLHPLGGYTKADDVPLSWRMKQHEKVLEDGVLDPETTVVSIFPSPMHYAGPTEVQWHAKARINAGANFYIVGRDPAGMGHPVEKRDLYDADHGKKVLSMAPGLERLNILPFKVAAYDKTQGKMAFFDPSRPQDFLFISGTKMRTLAKNKENPPDGFMCPGGWQVLVDYYDSLTPAGNGRLPEVVSA; from the exons ATGGCGTCCATGGCTGCAGTCCTCAACAAAACTCCTTTCCTCTCTCAGCCACTCACCAAATCTCCAGCCTCCGATCTCCCCATCGCAGCCGTTTCTTTCCCGTCGAAACCCCGCCGTCGAAACGGAGCCGTTCGCGCAGGGTTGATCGCGCCCGACGGCGGAAAGCTCGTAGAGCTTATCGTGGAGGAGCCACGACGGCGGAAGAAGAAGCACGAGGCGGCGACGGAGCTGCCGCGCGTGGAGCTGACGGCGATAGACATGCAGTGGATGCACGTCTTGAGCGAAGGCTGGGCGAGCCCACTCGGAGGGTTCATGAGAGAATCCGAGTTCCTCCAAACTCTTCATTTCAACTCGCTTCGTCTTGACGACGGATCGGTTGTCAACATGTCGGTGCCTATCGTCCTCGCTATAGACGACGAGCAAAAGGCTAGTATAGGCGAGTCTAAGCGCGTCGCGCTTGTTGATTCCGACGGTAATCCCGTCGCTATCCTCACCGA CATTGAGATTTACAAGCATCCCAAGGAAGAGCGGATAGCCAGAACATGGGGTACAACCTCTCCAGGTTTGCCTTACGTAGAAGAAGCCATTACCAACGCTGGAAACTGGCTCATCGGTGGTGACCTTGAGGTTCTTGAGCCAGTCAAGTACAATGATGGCCTTGACCGTTTCAGGCTTTCCCCTGCTGAGCTCCGCAAAGAGCTTGAGAAGCGTGGTGCGGATGCTGTCTTTGCTTTCCAGCTCAGGAACCCGGTCCACAACGGTCACGCACTCCTTATGACTGATACTCGTAGGAGGCTTCTTGAAATGGGTTACAAGAACCCTATCCTTTTGCTTCATCCATTAGGAGGGTACACAAAGGCTGATGATGTTCCTCTAAGTTGGAGGATGAAGCAGCACGAGAAGGTGCTTGAGGACGGTGTTCTTGATCCAGAGACCACAGTGGTTTCGATATTCCCATCTCCTATGCATTACGCTGGTCCGACCGAAGTGCAATGGCACGCAAAGGCTAGGATCAATGCTGGTGCTAACTTCTACATTGTGGGTCGTGATCCAGCTGGGATGGGTCATCCAGTAGAGAAACGTGATCTTTACGATGCTGATCATGGAAAGAAAGTGCTAAGCATGGCTCCTGGACTCGAAAGACTCAACATCCTTCCTTTCAAG GTTGCTGCATATGACAAGACACAAGGCAAGATGGCTTTCTTCGATCCGTCTAGGCCTCAAGATTTCTTGTTCATCTCAGGCACTAAG ATGCGCACGTTGGCCAAGAACAAAGAAAACCCTCCGGATGGATTCATGTGTCCAGGTGGATGGCAAGTTCTGGTGGATTACTATGACAGCTTGACTCCGGCAGGTAATGGTAGACTACCGGAAGTGGTTTCTGCCTAA